The DNA window TAATCCGAAACCGGCTCAAGCGCCTGAGCGACGAAGTCGAAGACGAGCGGGTCCATAAAACCGTAGCCAGCCTGGATGTGGTCACGGGCGATTTGCAGTCTGCGGTGATGCAGACGCGCATGCAGCCGATCAAGAAGGTGTTTGGTCGTTTCCCGCGCGTGGTCCGGGACCTTGCCCGCAGTCTGAAAAAAGAAATCAATCTCACCATGAGCGGCGAAGAAACCGACCTCGACAAGAACCTCGTAGAGGCCTTGTCCGATCCGCTGGTTCACCTTGTCCGCAACGCCGTGGATCACGGCATAGAAATGCCGGCGGACCGAGAGGCGAAAGGCAAGCCGCGCACGGGTACCGTCACGCTCTCTGCGGAACAGGAAGGCGACCACATTCTCCTTGTGATCGAGGACGACGGCGCTGGCATGGACGCGGCTGTTTTACGCCGTAAAGCCGTCGAAAAAGGCCTGCTTGAGCAGGAGGCGGCGGACCGTCTGACCGAGAACGAATGCTTCAACCTCATTTTCGCACCCGGCTTCTCCACCAAGGACATGATTTCCGATGTGTCTGGTCGGGGCGTCGGTATGGATGTGGTGAAAACCAAAATCAGTCAGCTCAATGGAACGCTTTTCGTTGATTCTGAACTCGGCCGTGGTTCGCGCATAGTGATCAAGGTCCCGTTGACCCTGGCAATAATGCCGACCCTGATGGTCAAGCTCGGCGAGCAGCCGTTTGCCCTGCCGCTCGTCAACGTGGTCGAGATATTCCATCTGGACCTGACCCGCAAGAATATCGTCGACGGGCGCGAATGTATCGTTGTGCGCGAACGGGTGTTCCCGCTGTTCCATCTGAAGCGTTGGCTGGTCAAAGGCGGTCAGAGCAATTCCGACTCGACCAATGCTCATGTGGTTATTGTTGCCATTGGTACCAAACAGGTCGGGTTCGTTGTGGATCAGCTGGTTGGCCAGGAAGAAGTTGTGATCAAACCGCTCGGCAAAATGCTGCACGGTACGGCCGGAATGTCTGGTGCCACGATTACCGGCGATGGTCGCATAGCGTTGATTATCGATGTGCCGAGCCTCTTGCAGCACTACGCCTGACACGAATGCAGTGCCCAGCTCCCGGCAGCCGCACGGTATTGCATGCTTAACTGAAAAATAGGGCCGACTGCAGATGGCCCGTCGATGGAGCGTGAAATGACAGTGTCCGTCCTGGTCGTCGACGATTCGGGTTTCTTCCGGAAGCGCCTGACAGAAATACTCAACGGCGTCGAAGGTATCCGGGTCATCGGCACAGCCAGTAACGGCCGAGAGGGGATCGAGCAGGTGGCCAGACTGCGGCCGGATGTCGTGACCATGGACTATGAGATGCCGGTGATGAACGGCATCGCCGCTGTGCGCGAAATCATGCGGACCTGTCCGACGCCCGTGCTGATGTTCTCGTCGCTGACCTACGAAGGCGCCCGGGTCACACTTGACGCACTTGAAGCCGGTGCGGTGGACTTCCTGCCCAAGAATTTCGAAGAGATCACCAGTTCCAGTAGCGAACTTCAGCGGATACTTGCGCGCCGAATCCTGGATGTCGCCCGTAGTCGGGTTGGTCAGGGCAAAAGTGTTCGGCCGGGTGTGTCTGAAAACGCTCCCGCAGAAGTGCCGGCACAGCAACACCCAGTTCAGCCTGCAGCCCGAAAAGACACCCGGCCGACGCCACAGCCACAGGAACACAAGACTGCTGCTGTGCGCCAGCCCGCATCGGGTCGTGCGCCCGCCGCGCGGCCCGCGCGCGTGACGCCGCCTGCCAGCTATTGCGTCGTCGCCATAGGCACATCAACCGGTGGTCCGGTCGCCTTGCAGCGCGTGCTGACCCGGCTCCCGGCGAATTTTCCGGTGCCTATCGTGCTGGTGCAGCATATGCCTGCAACCTTTACCCCGGCTTTCGCCGATCGGCTCGACAAGATGTGCCAGATCGAAGTCCGGCAGGCGGAGAACGGTGACGAGCTTCGCCCGGGCGTCGCGCTTCTGGCGCCTGGAGGAAGCCAGATGATGGTCGAGAAGAAGGGGCGTTATGGCCAGGTACGGATTCTGCCGGCAGATAACCGGGTCAACTATAAGCCAAGCGTCGATATCACGTTTGGCTCGCTCGCCCGCGCATGGCCCGGCAAAACGCTTGCGGTCATCCTCACGGGGATGGGCGCCGACGGCCGGGAAGGCTGCCGCATGATGAAAGAGTCGGGCTCGGTCGTCTGGGCCCAGGATGAGAAAACGTCGGTTATCTATGGCATGCCCATGGCGGTTGCCCAGGCCGGGCTTGTAGATGAGGTTCTGCCCCTGGATTCCGTTTCAATCCGGCTGGTTGAGGCCGTACGCGCATGACAGCAGTAACGGCTTTCCGGCGGGAGCGCTGAAATGGATATTCTGAGCCTGATAGGCGTTGTTCTGGCGTTTGCGGCCATTCTCGGTGGCAATCTGTTGGAAGGCGGCACGCTTGCCATGCTCTTCAACGGTCCAGCGGCGATCATTGTCATAGGCGGCACGCTTGCGGCAATCATCATCCAGACGCCCCGTCCAGTGCTGGTCCGGGCCGGAAAAATTTTCGGCTGGATTTTCATGCCGCCCTACCTTGCGCCCGAGGAAGGTCTCGATAAAGTCATAGGCTGGAGCCTGCGCTCGCGGAAAGAGGGCCTTTTGGGGCTCGAAAGCCTGGCGGACTCCGAGCCGGAGCCCTTTGCCCGCAAAGGGCTTCAGGTGTTGGTTGACGGCTCCGAGCCCGAAGCCGTGCGTGCCATCCTCGAAGTGGAACTTGAGTTCGGCGAAGAGCGCGATCTGGACGCCGCCCGCGTCTTCGAAGCCATGGGTGGGTATTCTCCGACAATCGGCATTATCGGTGCCGTCATGGGCCTGATCCAGGTCATGACGAACCTGGAAGATCCGGCCACGCTTGGCAGCGGGATAGCGACAGCGTTTGTGGCGACCATCTACGGCGTGGCCTTCGCCAACCTTCTGTTATTTCCCATCGCCAGCAAACTGCGCAGTCTGGTGCGGCAGCGCTCCCGTTACCAGGAGATGATGATCGACGGACTGATGGCCGTGGCTGAAGGCGAGAATCCGCGTTCGATAGAACTCCGCCTGCGCGGGTATTTGCAATAGTATGCGTGCGCGTCGGCGAGCCAGGGCGCCTGATGAAACCCAGAGCCGCGAGCGTTGGCTGATCTCCTATGCGGACTTTATAACGCTGCTTTTCGCGTTTTTTGTGGTGATGTATTCCGTATCCTCAGTCAACGAGGGCAAGTACAAAGTGCTCTCGGAGACCCTCGAAGGCGTGTTCAACGCGCCAGCCCGAACCCTCAACCCCATACCTCTGGGCGATCACCGCCCCGGTGACTCATCGGCCGACAGTAATCCTGCGCAGGAGCTCGCGCCGGTCACGGTCAGACCTACCGACCCCGCTGGCATGGAGCGACGCCGCACCGAAGCTTTGAAAAGCATCGCTGATGAATTTGCCGGCAAGTTCAATGTTCTGATGTCCCAGGGACTGGTTACCGTCGACCGGACAGATGAATGGATCGCGCTGACCCTGAGGGACTCGCTGCTGTTCAGTAGCGGCGAAGCGGAACCTCATTACGACGCGTTTGCTGTGATCGAATCGATCGCTGCGATACTCAGCGAGCATGACAACGCTGTTGTGGTCGAGGGGTTTACCGACAATGTGCCTATTCGTACCGCAGGTTTTGCGTCCAACTGGGAGCTGTCCGCCGCCCGTGCGGCTGCCTTGGTTCGCTTGTTGGCGGCGGAGGGCATCAAGCCCGAGCGTCTCGCTGCAGTAGGCTATGGCGAGTTCCAGCCGGTCGCCCGCAATGATACCGCCGACGGACGAAAACGGAACCGACGCGTAGTGCTATTGGTGTCCCGCGATAACGCGGTGCGAGGCGTGGTGCGATAGGGTCCTGCGCATCGACACGCTTTTCCCTGTGACTGGCATGATACTTGTAAGCTCTGTCAAAACTATCCGATTAAACTAAATTTTGACGGAATCATGCCGCTAAGAAAGGTGTCCCCTCGGGCTTGCTCAACAGCCGGGCGGCGGACGAAAGTCGGCAAGCAGTCATGGGAGTGAGCGTGTGAGAATCTGGGCAGTTGCGAACCAGAAAGGTGGCGTCGGCAAGACCACCACCGTGGTGACGCTCGGCGGCCTTCTGGCGGAGCAGGGCAAGCGGGTATTGCTGATGGACCTGGATCCTCACGGCTCCCTGACCAGCTATTTCGGGCATGACCCTGACACGTTGGGCGCGACCGCATTCGATCTGTTTCAGCACGAGGGAAAAGTCCCCGAGGATCTGCCCGGGCAGCTCGTCATGCCAACCGGTTTCGACAATCTTTCGCTGCTACCGGCATCAAGTGCGTTGGCAACGCTTGAGCGGCGCATGGTCGGTGTCAGCGGCATGGGCCTGGTCATTTCCAGAACCCTGGCGCTGCTGTGGGACGATTTTGATTTTGTCCTGATCGACAATTCTCCGTCTCTGGGCGTGCTGATGATCAATTCGCTTGCTGCCGCACAGCATCTGCTGATTCCCGTTCAGACCGAGTTTCTCGCCTTGAAGGGGCTTGAGCGCATGCTACATACGCTGCAGATGGTGATGCGCTCGCAGCAGGGCAATGCGCTGCAGTACACCATTGTTCCGACGATGTTTGACCGCCGCACCCAAGCGTCAATAAAAAGCCTTCACGCTATGCAGCGCGACCATGGGGATCAGGTCTGGCGCTTTGCGATTCCGGTGGATACCCGCTTCCGGGATGCCAGCAGCGCCGGAAAGCCTGCGTCAGTTCTGGCGCCGGGTACCCACGGCGTTCGGGCATACCGGCGGTTGCTAGCGGATATTCGAACTCGGCTTCAGGCCGCCGGGGCACCGCTTTCTGCCGCTGCCAAGAAATTGGCATAGTGACAATTTTTCCTAATCTATCAGGTAAGCTCGCGTGAATAACAACCGCTCCCAGCCTAATCGGTCAGCGTCCTCGCATACCGAGGCCGCGCTCGCCGACTATCTGCAGGATTTGCTGTTGCCTCAACAACAGGAGATACCGCCACCTGTCCAGCAAGTGCAGTGGGCGGAGCCGCCTGTCCTTGATCCGCGGGTTTTCCGGGTAGCGCCAGCTGCTGCCGAGCCTGAAGTAGTTGTCACCAGAGCGCCCACCAAGCCCGAGCTGGAAACAGAACCGGTGCGTACCGTGAAACCGCTTGTGGCCAAGGCGACCGTTTCAGCACCAGCACCAGCACCAGCACCAGCACCTGCGGCAGCCCGGGTGACCACACCGCTGGCTATTGACGTGGCCACAATTGTGCCGCGGGTGGCAAAGGCGCCAGAACCACTCACGCCTGCCGAGGTAAAACCCGCCGCAGTGCCGGAAGTGCGGCAGAACCGCTGGGTCGACGGACGGCCGGAATGGGCGCAGAACCCATTTGATTGTCTGCTCTTTTCCGTGGGTGGGCTGAAGCTTGCGGTTCCGCTGGTACTGCTCGGCGCGGTGCATCCGCTTGATACTGAATTAACGCCTCTGTTTGGCCGGCCTAAATGGTTCATGGGCCTGTTGACCCGGAATGAGCGTAACGTCCGCGTGGTCGACACGGCCCAATGGGTAATGCCAGACCGCTATCGCAGCGACGGTCAGTCGAGCTATGGCTTTGTGATCCGACTTGATAATAGCGAATGGGGGCTCGCCTGTGACGAGGTGGCGCAGTCGTTCCGGCTCAAGCCCGAGCAGGTGAAATGGCGCAGCGAAGACAGCCGCAGGCCCTGGCTCGCCGGAACCGTCAAGAGCCAGATGTGCGCGCTGCTCGATGTCGGACGTTTCGCCCGCATGCTCGAACAGGCTGAGAAAACTCGCAAGTTCGACCTGCAGGCCTGACGGCGATCCTACTGCTTTGCATTAAACCGATGGCCACAAGCTGGCGCGGTTTGTGCAGTGTCCTATAGTGAAGGGCACTGCTGATAAAATTTTGACAGGCGGTCGGTCGCGCTTTCGGTCCTGATAATGACCACGAGCGCCGGCAGCTTTAAACAGTACAGCGTTTCCCTTTGAGAGGTTTGGATATGGCATCGCAAGTAGCACAGAAGAGTCAGACGGCGGAAGACGTGGTACAGCAATACGTGACATTCAGGTTGGATGACGAGACTTATGGTCTCCACGTCATGCGTATTCAGGAAGTACTGCGATATACCGAGATCGCACCGGTACCCGGCGCGCCCGACTACGTCCTGGGCATCATCAATCTGCGCGGCAACGTGGTGACAGTCATCGATACCCGGCGCCGGTTTGGTCTGAACGACGCCGACGTGACCGATGCCACCCGTATTGTTGTGCTGGAGGCGGAATCCCAGGTGATCGGTATTCTGGTGGACTCCGTGGCAGAGGTTGTCTATCTGCGCCAGAGTGAGATTGAGACTGCGCCGAACGTAGGCAATGAAGAGAGCGCCCGCTTTATCCAGGGCGTGTGTAACAAAGAAGGTGAACTGATCATTCTGGTCGAGTTCGAGAAAATGTTGACGGACGAGGAGTGGGCTGACGTCGCGTCCCTGTAAGGGCGCAGCTCGCCGCACCCGGCTCAAACTGGAGAAGCATCCCATGCTGGAAATACAATCGCTGCCCATACAGGCCATGGCCCCCTGGATACTGACCCTGGGAGCGACCGTACTGCTGGTATTACAGATGACCGCGGGTCGTCGCCGTATGGCAGCGCTGGAATCTGAATTGAAAGGACGGTATGAGGAGCTTGGGCGGGAACTGCACGCGGTGAGTAGTGGCAGCATGGGTGTCGGCCGACGCCTGATGGAGTGCGAAAAATATCTGCATCAGCTCCAGGGCACAGTCGATGAGTTGCGCCAGAATGATCCTGCGCGTGTTTCGTACGATGAGGCTTCCCGGCTGGTGGGTCTGGGCGCTGACATACAGGACCTCATGGATACCTGCGGAATCTCGCGGCCTGAGGCGGAACTGGTATCCGCCATGCATCGGCGGCAGGCAGAAACTGTTAACTAACGTCCCGTTCGGGACGTCAGGCTTGACGTACGGAAAGCCTGCCTTTTCCAGCATGATCCGAAGGGCCCTTTAGGGCCCTTTTGAATTTCAGAGCGACTCGTTTATTCGTCTCTATCTCTTAAGCCAGGCTTCCCATATTTTCTAGCGGAAGTCATCGGGAGATTTTCCCTGCAGGTGAAACGCGAAAGCCAGAATTTCGGCAATGACGCGGTAAAGCATGTCAGGTATTTCCTCGCCCAGATCGAGTCTCGCCAGTATCTCCACCAGCTCCGGGTGCTCGTACAGGGGTACGCCGTGCTCCCGGGCAATAGCTATAATTTCTTCCGCCAACGCGCCCTGGCCGGTAGCTGAGACGGCAGGGGCACCGCTGCCGTCATACTTCAACGCTACAGCAGCATTGCGCCGTGTTTTTTCCTGATCTGTCTTTTTCATGCCCGCTCATCCACCAATCGCTGGTCCAGACGGGTTCGGGTCTGGGGCGGTCGGCCGTGAATGCACTCCAGGTTTTTTATCTCCAGTCCGAGCGCAGAAAGCCGGCTGCGCAGGTGTGCCGATTCGCGTTCGGCAATGCGCCAGGTCGCTTCATGCTCAGCCCATACGCGTGTGCTGAGGCTGGTCCGGGTCAGGGCAATCTCAAAATAAACCGGCCCCAGGCTGTCCAGGTCCAGTGCCAGGTTCAATCGCCACTGAGCGTGCTGTGATTCAGCCTGGGAGTTGTCGTCGTTGTTTTTCTGTTCGTGTTTCTCGATGCGTGCCTGGATGACTTTAGGCTCCTGCTGAAGATTCAACCAGGGTAATTCCAGCAGCCAGGTCTGGGGCGCGGGGGAGCCGTCCGGGGTGGCCGCGCTTGATAGCGCCTGGCTGTGCAACTGGTTGACTGTCAGTCTGTTGATCATGCCGGCCACAATACGCAGGAGCACGCCTGCGTTGACCGGCTCAGCCCGACCGGAGGCCTGGCTTGTAGCAGGTACCAGCGGGAATTGAAGTGCCTGCTGTACAAGATCCGGCGACACCGCTGGCTGGAGGCGCCGAAGGTCTCCGGCGGCGGTTGTTGTATCCGTTTTCAGCAGTTGCACTGCAAGCCGTAGCAGTTGGCTTTTAAGATCATTCAAGCCGTCGTCGTTTGCTCCGGCCTGGGCAATGCGAGCTTCGGTGAACGAGCCGCTGGCCTGGACCCATTCCCGTATCCGGCCGGTGATGCCGGATGCGCCGCTGTCAGAGCTGGCCGCACCGGATGTGCTGCGTGGCGTCCCTGAGGTTTGCGTCGTCGTGAGCGCACTGCGGGCCAACTCTGCCTGGGCGGGCATCAACTGGAGTACACGGCTAAGCGCCGCCCGGATCAGAACTGCCTCATTCTGGCCTGTCGGGGGCTGGCCCGATAGGGTGCCGGGCGCGGCTGAGGATGAAGGTGTAGCTGAGGATGAAGGTGTGGCTGCTGCGGATCCACCAGAGCCGGGCAGCGCTTTAGCCAGGGCTGCGATCAGCTTAAGGCCAGCCTGGAGGTCGAATTGCGCCGGAAGTTTTTGTGCCAGCGCCTGGGAAAGTGCGCTGGTTGAGCCTCGCCCCAGGTTTTCCAGCAAGCGCAGAATGTCGCCGTCGCGCTGAATACGTAGG is part of the Hydrocarboniclastica marina genome and encodes:
- a CDS encoding protein-glutamate methylesterase/protein-glutamine glutaminase codes for the protein MTVSVLVVDDSGFFRKRLTEILNGVEGIRVIGTASNGREGIEQVARLRPDVVTMDYEMPVMNGIAAVREIMRTCPTPVLMFSSLTYEGARVTLDALEAGAVDFLPKNFEEITSSSSELQRILARRILDVARSRVGQGKSVRPGVSENAPAEVPAQQHPVQPAARKDTRPTPQPQEHKTAAVRQPASGRAPAARPARVTPPASYCVVAIGTSTGGPVALQRVLTRLPANFPVPIVLVQHMPATFTPAFADRLDKMCQIEVRQAENGDELRPGVALLAPGGSQMMVEKKGRYGQVRILPADNRVNYKPSVDITFGSLARAWPGKTLAVILTGMGADGREGCRMMKESGSVVWAQDEKTSVIYGMPMAVAQAGLVDEVLPLDSVSIRLVEAVRA
- a CDS encoding flagellar motor protein, which translates into the protein MDILSLIGVVLAFAAILGGNLLEGGTLAMLFNGPAAIIVIGGTLAAIIIQTPRPVLVRAGKIFGWIFMPPYLAPEEGLDKVIGWSLRSRKEGLLGLESLADSEPEPFARKGLQVLVDGSEPEAVRAILEVELEFGEERDLDAARVFEAMGGYSPTIGIIGAVMGLIQVMTNLEDPATLGSGIATAFVATIYGVAFANLLLFPIASKLRSLVRQRSRYQEMMIDGLMAVAEGENPRSIELRLRGYLQ
- the motD gene encoding flagellar motor protein MotD — translated: MRARRRARAPDETQSRERWLISYADFITLLFAFFVVMYSVSSVNEGKYKVLSETLEGVFNAPARTLNPIPLGDHRPGDSSADSNPAQELAPVTVRPTDPAGMERRRTEALKSIADEFAGKFNVLMSQGLVTVDRTDEWIALTLRDSLLFSSGEAEPHYDAFAVIESIAAILSEHDNAVVVEGFTDNVPIRTAGFASNWELSAARAAALVRLLAAEGIKPERLAAVGYGEFQPVARNDTADGRKRNRRVVLLVSRDNAVRGVVR
- a CDS encoding ParA family protein → MRIWAVANQKGGVGKTTTVVTLGGLLAEQGKRVLLMDLDPHGSLTSYFGHDPDTLGATAFDLFQHEGKVPEDLPGQLVMPTGFDNLSLLPASSALATLERRMVGVSGMGLVISRTLALLWDDFDFVLIDNSPSLGVLMINSLAAAQHLLIPVQTEFLALKGLERMLHTLQMVMRSQQGNALQYTIVPTMFDRRTQASIKSLHAMQRDHGDQVWRFAIPVDTRFRDASSAGKPASVLAPGTHGVRAYRRLLADIRTRLQAAGAPLSAAAKKLA
- a CDS encoding chemotaxis protein CheW, with the translated sequence MNNNRSQPNRSASSHTEAALADYLQDLLLPQQQEIPPPVQQVQWAEPPVLDPRVFRVAPAAAEPEVVVTRAPTKPELETEPVRTVKPLVAKATVSAPAPAPAPAPAAARVTTPLAIDVATIVPRVAKAPEPLTPAEVKPAAVPEVRQNRWVDGRPEWAQNPFDCLLFSVGGLKLAVPLVLLGAVHPLDTELTPLFGRPKWFMGLLTRNERNVRVVDTAQWVMPDRYRSDGQSSYGFVIRLDNSEWGLACDEVAQSFRLKPEQVKWRSEDSRRPWLAGTVKSQMCALLDVGRFARMLEQAEKTRKFDLQA
- a CDS encoding chemotaxis protein CheW, with translation MASQVAQKSQTAEDVVQQYVTFRLDDETYGLHVMRIQEVLRYTEIAPVPGAPDYVLGIINLRGNVVTVIDTRRRFGLNDADVTDATRIVVLEAESQVIGILVDSVAEVVYLRQSEIETAPNVGNEESARFIQGVCNKEGELIILVEFEKMLTDEEWADVASL
- a CDS encoding DUF2802 domain-containing protein: MLEIQSLPIQAMAPWILTLGATVLLVLQMTAGRRRMAALESELKGRYEELGRELHAVSSGSMGVGRRLMECEKYLHQLQGTVDELRQNDPARVSYDEASRLVGLGADIQDLMDTCGISRPEAELVSAMHRRQAETVN
- a CDS encoding EscU/YscU/HrcU family type III secretion system export apparatus switch protein encodes the protein MKKTDQEKTRRNAAVALKYDGSGAPAVSATGQGALAEEIIAIAREHGVPLYEHPELVEILARLDLGEEIPDMLYRVIAEILAFAFHLQGKSPDDFR
- a CDS encoding flagellar hook-length control protein FliK, whose protein sequence is MKIPSQAPPASSSGPGAAPATAVAPERAVLDALALRDGQATLARVVEQQPATRTTAARVTLEIGGQPIVVETEADLKPGSLLRIQRDGDILRLLENLGRGSTSALSQALAQKLPAQFDLQAGLKLIAALAKALPGSGGSAAATPSSSATPSSSAAPGTLSGQPPTGQNEAVLIRAALSRVLQLMPAQAELARSALTTTQTSGTPRSTSGAASSDSGASGITGRIREWVQASGSFTEARIAQAGANDDGLNDLKSQLLRLAVQLLKTDTTTAAGDLRRLQPAVSPDLVQQALQFPLVPATSQASGRAEPVNAGVLLRIVAGMINRLTVNQLHSQALSSAATPDGSPAPQTWLLELPWLNLQQEPKVIQARIEKHEQKNNDDNSQAESQHAQWRLNLALDLDSLGPVYFEIALTRTSLSTRVWAEHEATWRIAERESAHLRSRLSALGLEIKNLECIHGRPPQTRTRLDQRLVDERA